From the genome of Amylibacter sp. IMCC11727:
CACATAAGCCACCCCGGGCTTCCCCGTGGCGCGCGCATACCCGTCTGCCATAAACCCAGCACCCTGTTCATGACGCGCCAAAACATGGGTAATCCCCGCCTCTTCGATGCCGCGATACATCTCCACATTATGCACACCGGGAATGCCAAAAATCGTGTCCACGCCACGGTCTTTCAACATATGCGAAATCTGCGCGCCTAAAGGTCGTTTCATCTTAACTTCTCCAAAAATTAGCCGTGAACAGCACAAAAACGGCCATCAATTCCAGCCGCCCCATCAACATCCCAAGGGCCAGCAACCATTTGGCCGTGTCGTTCAATCCACCGAAATTTCCCGCTGGGCCGATCTCCGTCCCCAAGCCCGGCCCCACATTGGCCAACGCCGTCGCCGCCCCAGAAATAGACGTAATCGTATCCAGCCCCGTCATCCCCAACGCCACAGAAAGGACAGCCAAGGACAAAAGGAAAAACATGAAAAACGCCATCACCGAAGACATAACATCAGCCGGCACAGATCGTTTATTGTACTTCGGCGTGAACACGCCATTGGGGCTGTGCAACCGCCTGATTTGCGCGGATATCGACGCAAACAATAACTGGAACCGAAACACTTTGATCGAACAGGTGGTGGATCCCGCACACCCACCAATCAGCCCTATCATAAAGAACAGCGTGACAGGGAAATCCCCCCACCGCCCATAATTGTCCGACGCGTATCCAGTGCCTGTCAGGATTGACACACCATTAAACAACGATTTGCGAAACGACCGCTCCAGATCAGATGACACAAACGCCCAGTGCCATAAAAACAGGATCAGGATCACGCTCACCACAAACATAAAAAACACGCGTATCTGACTGTCTGCAAACAGCGGCGCAGCTGACCCGTTCATCAACTGAACATAGCGCACAAATGGCAATGCAGCGGCCAACATAAACACCACGGCCACATATTCCGCCCCCGCACCCAGCTGCGCAAAACTCGTGTCGTAATTGGCAAACCCACCCGTGGCGATTGTGGTCATCGCATGGACCAACGCATCAAACAGGCCCAGCCCCGACAGGGAGTAGGCCACGATACAGGCAACGGTCAGCCCCAAATAAATCGACCAGATGGATTTCGCAATTTGGGCCGCTTGGGGCAAGATTTTCCCCATGGTATCAAAGCCTTCGGTGCGGAAAAGGTGCATACCACCAACCCGCAGTACAGGCAAAAACACCATGGCGACAACGATAATCCCGATGCCGCCAAACCACTGCATCAACCCACGCCACAACAAAATGCCACGCGGCTTTATCGACAGTTCGGAAAACACCGTGGACCCCGTGGTGGTCAGCGCCGACATGGCTTCGAAAAACCCATCCACCAACCGCGCGTCTGTGGCCCCGATCCAAAACGGCAACGCCCCGAAAACAGGCAAAACCACCCAAACACCCGTCGTCAGAATGAACGTCTGCTGAATGGTCAAACCGCCCGTATTGCTGTTGGCACAGGCCAACGCCACAGACCCACCCGCAATAATCGACAAAAGCCCTGACAGCGCAAACACCCACCAATGGCCGTTGCCGTCATACACGTCCATCATCATCGGCAGAACCATCGTCCCACCGAGCGCTACAACCAACAGGCCAATCACATAGATTGCAGGACGTACATCAAACATGATGGAAGGCTTGGCCCTAAGGCTTCAAACTGTCAAGCGAACTCGCGCCTTATCCGCGATGAATAAGTGTCTCAAACATCTTTGGATCAAAGCTGGATTGCTCAAACAACGGACCACGGCACAGCACTGAAATCGCATCATGGCTGTGCAGGCTTTCCTGATGGCTTGCCACCACACGAAAGTCCCCGATCCGCGCATCCGAAGCGAGCGATTGGTAAAACAACCGCACCGCATCTTCGACAAAAATCGGATTGGCCGCGTTCAACTCTGCAAAGGCTTGCTCGTCTTCACGCTTCACCATCACCTGCGTTTCCGTTGGAACCGCATCGTGACACAGCGCAACGACATCTTCGAACCACAGGGTTTCCCCAGGCAGAACCTCTACAGACACTCGCGCAACAGACCGCTGTGAATGCGGTGTGGCCAACTGGCCGCGCGTGCGACGCGCATGTTCAGACAGTTCCAGCGAACATGGACAGGTGGATGAATACACATAATCCACATGCAAAATCCGCGTCTTAACCCCGTTGTGATAGGTGCTTTCCAGCGCGATATCATAATACTGATACCCCTCCAGACCCGACCGCAACGATTGCTTTTTCATCGGGAAAGACAACCGCATTTGAATGCGTGCATCCAAACTGTCCAAATCCGTCACATAGTCGCCCAGCGCGGCATCCATCACGTCAAAGCTGAACACACTGTCAGCATGGGTATAAAATGACCGCATAATGCGGCTCATATTGATACCCTTTTTGTTTTCTTCCAGCGAAACAGACCCCGTAACCGAGGTTTCCAAAACCATCTCGCCTTTGTCCCGCGTCAAATACCGCAGCGGCAAACGGAAATTGGAAATCCCGACATGCTGAATAGCAGTCTTGGCGCCACGGATCAGGCTCGCAGGGCCGTTTTGTAAATCAGGCAGCCCAGCGATATACGCCTTATCCGCCACCAAATCGGTGGGATATTCGGTCGATAGGGCAGGATACCCTTCGCCTAAGCCACGCGCCAACGCGCCAGCTGCATCAATTGGGGCCAAATTCGCAAAAGCGGTCGCATCATTACCCGATGCCCAGCGCCGCAAAACTGCCAACGCCTCTCTCGCTTCTTGTTCTGTTGGGGCGTCATTGCCCTTAGAACGAATTTCGGTCTCTATTTCCGGGTCATGAAGGTTCATGAGTTACCCCTTTGGTTTAACCGTGATTGCCCCTTATATGGCGTTGCGGGGGTAAATTACCACCCATAACCCCAATTAAGACGCTAAGGCCCCTCTGATATCAGCCAGCAAATCGTGCTGATCTTCCAAACCGACAGAAATGCGTACCAATCCGTCTGAAATCCCCAATGCCGCCCGCTGATCATCGCTCAATCGCTGATGAGTCGTGGTTGCTGGGTGTGTGACAAGGCTCTTGGCATCGCCCAAGTTGTTCGAAATCCGCACGATTTTCAACGCATTCAAAAACTTAAACGCCGCTGGTTTACCACCTTTGATATCCAGCGAAATCACCGTCCCGCCTCGTTCCATCTGCGCCTTTGCCAAATTCTGCTGCGGGTGATCTTTTGCAAAGGGATAGGCCACACGGTTCAACGCCTCATGCCCAAACAGCTCTTCGCTCAAAAACGCGGCCGTTGTCGCCTGCGCCTCACAACGCAACGCCATGGTTTCCAGCCCCTTAACCATCACCCAAGCATTAAACGGGCTCATCGCCGCGCCTGTGTGTTTCAGATAGGTCTGCAATGGCCCCTTGATGAACTCACGGCTTCCCAGAACCACACCACCAAGGCACCGCCCCTGCCCATCAATGTGTTTGGTTGCGGAATAAATCACCACATCCGCACCCAGATCAAACGTGCGCTGGAACACGGGCGTGGCAAAGACATTATCCACAACAACCACTGCGCCAACCGCATGGGCAATCTCTGAAACACCTTTAATATCAATAACTTCCAACGTAGGATTGGAAATACTCTCAAGGAATACAACCTTTGTATCCGCCCGAACCGCTGCTTTCCATTCGTTCAAATCTGTCCCATCCACCAGCGTCACTTCGATACCAAACCGTGGCAGAATATCTTCGACAATAAACAGACACGATCCAAACAGCGCCCGCGCCGCAACCAGATGATCCCCGCCACGCAACAGGCTCATCAACGCCCCATTGACAGCCGCCATGCCGCTGGCGGTGGCAAAGGCGTCTTCAGCCCCTTCCAGCACTGCGATCCGTTCTTCAAACATCCGCACCGTTGGGTTGCCATAACGCGCATAGATGAACTCATCCTCACCGCTTTCGATAAACCGCGCCTCGGCTTGCTCCGCACTTTCGTACAAAAAACCCTGCGTCAGATAGAGCGCCTCAGACAGTTCCCCAAATTGCGACCGTTTTGCACCCGCATGCACCAATTTCGTTTTCGCTGACCAATTTTCCACAGCCACACTCTCCATTTCGGGGCTGCAAAAGGGGGCAGCCCAACAAAAAACCCCAACCGTTGGAACGATCGGGGTGCGAATGAATTTGCCCTCGACCTTTTAGTGGTAAGAGCATCCCTAAAAACGCTCAGATTAACGTGGCCCACAATCCGGTTACAAATCGCCACAACCAATGCCTACGCCAGCAACCAAGGGGCGTCAACATCCCAAAACGCAACATAATCACATATTATGGTTTGAAATCGGTTAAATACGCGCCCGCAGGCATGCCCTGCCCCGATGCGACCAGCGCGCCCAAACGCCCCAATTCATCGCCACATTTGGCCCCCGCCCCATTGCCAGCTGTCAACACAACACATTGATCCGATTGCGCATATATCAGCGGATTGCCCTTGGGCGTGAACGACGTGGCACAACTGCCAAAACTCACCGATTTACAATCCAATCCAGGCATCAACTCCTTGAATTTTTCCGCCAAAAACCCCGCAACCTCCGCATTCCCTGGCCCGCGAAACCAATCTTTCATTTCTTCAACGGTCTCAAGCGGCACATCCACAGGATCGCCCCCAATCTTCAGATACAGTTTCCCATCAGGATACCGAACTGGCGGCAACATATAAGGCTCGTAACTCAAATCTGGGGGCATATAGATCATCGACGGCATCTCTGCCAACCGCTCTGCCTCGGCCTCATCAATCTCCAAAAACGCAATCGTGCGCGCATAAACCGTCATCGGAATCGGCTCAATCAACAGACCCTCTGCCTTGGAAAACGGGCCACAGGCCACAACAACTTTGCCCGCATTAAACTGCTGTCCATCCGCACAGGTCACCGTCACCTGACCTTTGCAATATTCCACGTCTACCACTTCGCCGCGAAGCACATCTGCGCCGCCCCTTTGCGCTGCCGTGATTTCCGCAGTCACATGAGCCCTCGGATTGATCCACCCGCCTGTGCCCGTTTCATAAAGACCCACAACCTCCTCTGGGAACGCGAAAAACGGGAACCGTCGGGCTAATCCCGCCGCGTCCAAATCTTCATATGCAATACCCTGATCCGCGGCCACTTTTCGGCTGCGCTCAACCAACCACGCCCCCTCACCCTTGTCTGGCCCTGCAATCAATGCCCCAACAGGATGAAAAAAAGTCTGCTCGCCCGCCGCTTCGATCTCGGCGTAACGCGCAATGGATCGGCTCGAAAACCGCGCCCAATCCGCCTTACTGTCAAGCCGCCGTGTGATGCGCGCCTGATCGTAATGGCTTGCGAAAACCCCTTCATGTCGGGCCTTATCCGTTGGCTCCTCTTGCCCCACCAACAGTGTCTTAACTCCGAGCCCAACCAGATGCCGCGCCGCAGAGCTGCCCATCATACCCGCGCCTATGACAATCACTTCATACTGTTTTGACCCTGCCGCCATGTTCCCACACTTTCTGATAGCCTGCGGTGAAAATGTCGCATCTGACCGCTCTTGCCCAGCGCAAACTTCGCCCCAACTTATATCCTGACTAAAATAGAAAGGAATTTAATAGTCATGCAATGCCCAATCGACGGAGCCCAGCTCGTAATGTCAGACCGCAACGGTGTCGAAATTGATTACTGCCCCACCTGCCGCGGTGTCTGGCTGGATCGCGGTGAATTGGACAAGATCATTGAACGCAGTGCTGCAGCCGCCCCTCAAGCGCATCCAGCCCGCGCAGCCGATCCGCAAGACTATGGTTCCAAACACGACCGAAAGCCCAAAAAGAAAAATAAGATGGGCGGTTTCTTAGAAGACATCTTCGATTTCTAGCGCCTCTCCCCCTAATCCGCGCTAGTCTGAGAGGGCAGGCTCCCCTTCCTGCCCTCTCGCTTTCCTGTTGCACGGTCTCCAAAGCTACGGCACGCTCTCTTCAACCAAGGAGCATCCCATGCAAGACCCAATCGACCTTTACTATTGGCCCACACCCAACGGTTGGAAAATTTCCATCGCGCTCGAAGAATTCGGCCTGCCCTACAAAACCCACCTCATCAACATCGGTCAGGGCGATCAATTTGATCCTGATTTCCTGAAAATCGCACCCAACAACCGTATGCCCGCCATCACCGATCCCAACGGCCCAGACGGAAAGCCGATTTCAATTTTCGAGTCAGGCGCCATTCTCCAATATCTTGCCCGCAAAACGGGTAAATTTGGCGGCACGTCCGAACGCAATCGCATCGCCGTCGATCAGTGGCTCATGTGGCAAATGGGCGGTGTTGGCCCCATGGCGGGCCAAACCCATCACTTCATCAAATACGCCCCCCACATGGACCCTCCCCAAGACATTCCTTACGCCAAAGACCGCTACCGCGCTGAAACCGCACGGCTTTATGGCGTATTAGATCGTCAACTTGCAGGCCAAGATTACATTTGCGGCGGCTACTCCATCGCCGATATGGCCGTATGGCCCTGGGCGAGCCTGTGGGAAGGCCAAGAACAAACACTCGACGACAAACCCAACCTCGCCGCGTGGCTCAACCGCGTCGCCAATCGCCCAGCAGTACAGCGTGGCCGCGCCCATTACGCCGAACTGCGCTCTGACAATCGGGGAAAAGACGCACAAAACAACCTGTTTAAAACGAAATAGACGCCTAGAGCGCGGCATCCAACAAATTAGTCGTTCGATCTGAAACACAAACCCGCGCGGGCAGGATATTGAGCTCGTCTGCGCGATCTACGTCAAAAATTGCCAAAAGGTCTGCGTGAACAGGAATGATCTCTGCAACCTCGGCGCTTGGCAAAAAGCTTTCGCTTTCCAACCCGTCAACCATCAAAACTTCATGCTCATCAAAGATGAGATGGTAGTAGTCCACATCCATCTGCGCATCCACCAACAGAATGCTATGATCATTCAACAGCTTTTTCGCTGGCACCAAAACTTCGTCCTCGCCGTACAGCAACGCCGCCTGCCAACCCGACACTAAAACCCGATGTTGTTGAGACACCATCGTGTCTCGCTCTGGGCACCCTTCACCAAATGCGTCTTTCTTGATCAGAACTGGACGCAGCGCCATTTTATGCCGCAGTGCCGCCGCAGGATAAGAGGTTTTTGCGATCCAGCGCACGCTCTGAAATCCACGATCCAGCGTCCAAACCTGATCGCCACGTTCAAGTGTTTCAATCGGCACATCACCAACGTCGGTTCTTACCAAACTGCCTTTGGTGAAACACGGCGGTGTTGCCAAACTTGAATACGCAATGCTCGGCCCTTCTTGGTGCGAGACATAGGTTAAATCTTCCCCGATGGGTGGGAACCCACCAACACCCCCGACAAAGGCCAAACCTTCAACCGTCCCATACGACGGGAACGGCGAACCTGTCTCATTAATATTGACTGCCACAAACGTATATTCGTTGCCCGCGCTGTCTTCAAAAACCACAGAATACTCTGCTTCTACCCGAAACCCAGCGGCGTAGGACACACCATCATAATCCGTCCCATCCGTTTTGGTTTGGCCATTGTTGCTGTCTTGGAAATTGCTGTTACCGTCTTCAATATCCAACGTTTCCCAGTTGTTGTTTTCCAACCGGATCGTTGCTCCGACCAAATTCGACCCATTGCCGCCCGTCTCACCTGACAAGGATCCTGTCGTCCCGCCCGTCACAGTAATATTGCTCGCGCCGAGCGTATAAATGGTCTGCGTTGGCATACTGCTGTCTCCATGCAAAGGCAGCCGTCTTTGCGGCTATTGCATCGCGAATAGACCAACAAGGTGGTTAATCTAAGGCAAAGAGCCTCCGAAATATGGTAAGACTGTGGCGCACCCGCGCCTACTTCGCTGCCTTCCCAAACTTCTCAATCATAAACTGCAATGACAGCCCCAGCCCATCAGGCGCAATCCCATGCCCTGTGCCTTTGGACACATGCGTAAACACTTCAAACCCCGCACCTGTCAGCGCCTCCGCTGCCTCCGGCATGCTCACAGGTGGCACCACATCATCTGCATCCCCATGGATCAGCAGGATCGGCGGCTTGGATTGCACGTCCCCCAATGCCTCTGGTCGCAGCAACCGCCCAGAAAACCCTACAATACCAGCCAGTTGTTCGGCGCGTCGCGGCCCCACATGCAGACTCATCATCGTCCCTTGTGAAAATCCTACCAGCATCGTTTGCGCTGCGCTTACACCCTCCGTGGCCATAATCTCCGTCAGCCAATCGTCAAACAGCTGCGCAGACTCATCCATCCCCGCATTCGCGGCTTCTTCGGTGGACCCATCAATCCACGGGATTGGAAACCACTCATACCCCATTGGGTTCATCTGGCATTTATTCGGCGCGTTGGGCGCATAAAAAACCGTATCTGGCATATGTTCCGCCAATGGATCGCCCAGCGACAACAGATCATTGCCGTCCGCACCATACCCATGCACAAACACCACCAGCGTTTTCACTGTGCCTGATTTCGGGGCCTTTCGCCCACTGTCCAACAACGCCATCAACGTATTCCTTCTCTGTTCTTTATCACGCGGTAGTACGCCCATAACAAACGCGCCGCAACCGCCCGCCACGGCGACCATGCCA
Proteins encoded in this window:
- a CDS encoding glutathione S-transferase N-terminal domain-containing protein, with the translated sequence MQDPIDLYYWPTPNGWKISIALEEFGLPYKTHLINIGQGDQFDPDFLKIAPNNRMPAITDPNGPDGKPISIFESGAILQYLARKTGKFGGTSERNRIAVDQWLMWQMGGVGPMAGQTHHFIKYAPHMDPPQDIPYAKDRYRAETARLYGVLDRQLAGQDYICGGYSIADMAVWPWASLWEGQEQTLDDKPNLAAWLNRVANRPAVQRGRAHYAELRSDNRGKDAQNNLFKTK
- the folE2 gene encoding GTP cyclohydrolase FolE2 → MNLHDPEIETEIRSKGNDAPTEQEAREALAVLRRWASGNDATAFANLAPIDAAGALARGLGEGYPALSTEYPTDLVADKAYIAGLPDLQNGPASLIRGAKTAIQHVGISNFRLPLRYLTRDKGEMVLETSVTGSVSLEENKKGINMSRIMRSFYTHADSVFSFDVMDAALGDYVTDLDSLDARIQMRLSFPMKKQSLRSGLEGYQYYDIALESTYHNGVKTRILHVDYVYSSTCPCSLELSEHARRTRGQLATPHSQRSVARVSVEVLPGETLWFEDVVALCHDAVPTETQVMVKREDEQAFAELNAANPIFVEDAVRLFYQSLASDARIGDFRVVASHQESLHSHDAISVLCRGPLFEQSSFDPKMFETLIHRG
- a CDS encoding zf-TFIIB domain-containing protein produces the protein MQCPIDGAQLVMSDRNGVEIDYCPTCRGVWLDRGELDKIIERSAAAAPQAHPARAADPQDYGSKHDRKPKKKNKMGGFLEDIFDF
- a CDS encoding Hint domain-containing protein, yielding MPTQTIYTLGASNITVTGGTTGSLSGETGGNGSNLVGATIRLENNNWETLDIEDGNSNFQDSNNGQTKTDGTDYDGVSYAAGFRVEAEYSVVFEDSAGNEYTFVAVNINETGSPFPSYGTVEGLAFVGGVGGFPPIGEDLTYVSHQEGPSIAYSSLATPPCFTKGSLVRTDVGDVPIETLERGDQVWTLDRGFQSVRWIAKTSYPAAALRHKMALRPVLIKKDAFGEGCPERDTMVSQQHRVLVSGWQAALLYGEDEVLVPAKKLLNDHSILLVDAQMDVDYYHLIFDEHEVLMVDGLESESFLPSAEVAEIIPVHADLLAIFDVDRADELNILPARVCVSDRTTNLLDAAL
- a CDS encoding TrkH family potassium uptake protein — its product is MFDVRPAIYVIGLLVVALGGTMVLPMMMDVYDGNGHWWVFALSGLLSIIAGGSVALACANSNTGGLTIQQTFILTTGVWVVLPVFGALPFWIGATDARLVDGFFEAMSALTTTGSTVFSELSIKPRGILLWRGLMQWFGGIGIIVVAMVFLPVLRVGGMHLFRTEGFDTMGKILPQAAQIAKSIWSIYLGLTVACIVAYSLSGLGLFDALVHAMTTIATGGFANYDTSFAQLGAGAEYVAVVFMLAAALPFVRYVQLMNGSAAPLFADSQIRVFFMFVVSVILILFLWHWAFVSSDLERSFRKSLFNGVSILTGTGYASDNYGRWGDFPVTLFFMIGLIGGCAGSTTCSIKVFRFQLLFASISAQIRRLHSPNGVFTPKYNKRSVPADVMSSVMAFFMFFLLSLAVLSVALGMTGLDTITSISGAATALANVGPGLGTEIGPAGNFGGLNDTAKWLLALGMLMGRLELMAVFVLFTANFWRS
- a CDS encoding FAD-dependent oxidoreductase, whose translation is MAAGSKQYEVIVIGAGMMGSSAARHLVGLGVKTLLVGQEEPTDKARHEGVFASHYDQARITRRLDSKADWARFSSRSIARYAEIEAAGEQTFFHPVGALIAGPDKGEGAWLVERSRKVAADQGIAYEDLDAAGLARRFPFFAFPEEVVGLYETGTGGWINPRAHVTAEITAAQRGGADVLRGEVVDVEYCKGQVTVTCADGQQFNAGKVVVACGPFSKAEGLLIEPIPMTVYARTIAFLEIDEAEAERLAEMPSMIYMPPDLSYEPYMLPPVRYPDGKLYLKIGGDPVDVPLETVEEMKDWFRGPGNAEVAGFLAEKFKELMPGLDCKSVSFGSCATSFTPKGNPLIYAQSDQCVVLTAGNGAGAKCGDELGRLGALVASGQGMPAGAYLTDFKP
- the metZ gene encoding O-succinylhomoserine sulfhydrylase, producing the protein MESVAVENWSAKTKLVHAGAKRSQFGELSEALYLTQGFLYESAEQAEARFIESGEDEFIYARYGNPTVRMFEERIAVLEGAEDAFATASGMAAVNGALMSLLRGGDHLVAARALFGSCLFIVEDILPRFGIEVTLVDGTDLNEWKAAVRADTKVVFLESISNPTLEVIDIKGVSEIAHAVGAVVVVDNVFATPVFQRTFDLGADVVIYSATKHIDGQGRCLGGVVLGSREFIKGPLQTYLKHTGAAMSPFNAWVMVKGLETMALRCEAQATTAAFLSEELFGHEALNRVAYPFAKDHPQQNLAKAQMERGGTVISLDIKGGKPAAFKFLNALKIVRISNNLGDAKSLVTHPATTTHQRLSDDQRAALGISDGLVRISVGLEDQHDLLADIRGALAS
- a CDS encoding dienelactone hydrolase family protein, which gives rise to MMALLDSGRKAPKSGTVKTLVVFVHGYGADGNDLLSLGDPLAEHMPDTVFYAPNAPNKCQMNPMGYEWFPIPWIDGSTEEAANAGMDESAQLFDDWLTEIMATEGVSAAQTMLVGFSQGTMMSLHVGPRRAEQLAGIVGFSGRLLRPEALGDVQSKPPILLIHGDADDVVPPVSMPEAAEALTGAGFEVFTHVSKGTGHGIAPDGLGLSLQFMIEKFGKAAK